Sequence from the Grus americana isolate bGruAme1 chromosome 11, bGruAme1.mat, whole genome shotgun sequence genome:
ATTCAAATGCAAATGATACAAAAAGTTAGAAATGCAAGCTACACAATACCACAAATGATTTCACCCAGCCATTGTCACATACAGGCTTTGTGCAACACAGGAAAATTATGAGGATGTATTAAATCCCATGATTgctactaatttttttttccttaggattACCTCTCATTAAATTTGTAGAATACATCATGCATTAGGAATTAATCATCACCatgaagcacagaaaattaGCATTTGTAAGTCTCATATCCTTTGTTAACAACTAATtgtttggtaaaaaaaaaatattaagagcatcaagaaaacaaagaagagaGTCCCCTGATTAAGAAACATAAATGTCATTATAAAAAACCCTGAGAATatctgctttcctctgcctcaGGGTTCCCATGCTATACTGACCAAAGTCTCTTCAAATTTTCCACGATTTATGTGCTTGGACCTGCAATGTTACATTTTGACTCATCTGTTTAAGTTGAAAGCTTGTTATGATTCACAACTCCAATTCTACCAAATAACAGGGTTCCTCTGACTGCATAAAGTGCTCTCAAATGTTTGTCTGGCTTTGAGCATCAGAAATTTGAAGATCTTAAATGATGTGTGGTGCGCAATGGTTGAATTGTACTTGATTTAATTAAAtgacaggaacagaaaaattaaatgtttatcaTCATTAATGCATTGTACTAAGtcatgttttgaagaaaaaatagaaaaaatagaacATACAATCACCAAAGCCATGTAAATTtctattttacataaaatacagtattttgaagTAATCTATTGCACTGCTCTATTTATAGAAACAATCCTGCAATTACCTCACTTCAGTtgagtatatatatttttgtttaaaataactttgttgaaaaaaaaaaaaagaacaacagaCACAAGCCATGGCTTGGATGCTTAGTAAGACTAGCAAATTTTTTCACAAGGAGTGTAGTACAACACTAACTTGGGTTATTTCGAGAGATGCTGGAATTCCACACTTGAAGATTTTTAGGGCTCACCCAGTCAAAGTCAAGGCTGATCTCATCTACTGTTGGGAGATAGAAACACTTGGAGACCCACACTGGACTACATGATCACCAAAAGTCCCTTCCAAACAATATTCATTCTATTGACCACGTACCGTTCGTTCAGTGCAAGTTCAAAGTGAGAATAATCAATAAATTTGCAGAAAAACTTTTCACTTTGACAGAGCTTAATAAGGCTACCTGTGCTTCCAAATGTCTGAGAAAGAAACGTTGCCCAGGAATTCCATCTGAACCCATTCAAAACTGACTTGTAAGGCTGATGCTTAACCCATTACACTGGAAAGAATGCAACACCGCAAATGTCCAATACAAATCCCAGACTATATcacttttatatataaagtCCTTTTGCAATTTCTCTGTAATAAAGTGAGAAAGGAATGAAGACTGGGACTTTTTTTATACTCCCAACTTCAGTAACAGGCACAGCACAGGTAGAATGCTGTTCCTTGTCTGAACTCAAACAAGAAAACTTACATTTACTTCAAGGATAGTGTATTCATTTATGGTTGTTTTCTTAGAAGATACAGATTAAAACTTGGTTTTGCTAATAATGTCACTGACAATGTTGCCAAAAAATGCGTTATTCTACTTACTTTATTTTACATTGCTGCTTCTTAAAACTGAAACTTCTATGTGATTTACTTTATGACTACCTGAtaaacttctttttccttctcatcaaCAGGATACAACAAATTTAAATATGGGGATTCTAAGCCAGCTATCAATCATTCACCTCCTCTGGGCTGCTATGGTCTTTTGTCAATACGAAGACTATGATTTTGAGGATGAATATGATGAGGACCCAAATCATCAACATCCATATTATTTTAATCCAAATACCCAAGCTGAAGTTCCTcgctttccttttccacttcagTGTGCCGGAGAATGCTTTTGTCCACCAGCTTTTCCATTATCAATGTACTGTGATCATCGTAAGCTTAAGACAATACCAAATATCCCTAGTCACGTCCAACAACTTTATCTGCAAAACAATGATATTGAAGCTGTGCCTGCAGGACCATTCACTAATGTTACCTTCTTAAGAGAAATTAACCTCAGccataacaaaattaaatttcatatgATTGACCATGGTGTTTTTGCCAAACTTTCAAGCTTAGTGCAACTTCATTTACAACATAATGAATTAGAAGAATTTCCATTCCCACTCCCCAGCTCTCTAGAGAGACTCCTCCTTGGTTTCAATAAGATTTCTCGGTTATCTGGAAATGCATTGGAAGGATTACCCAACATAACCATGCTTGACCTTTGCAATAATTTTCTTGACGACTCAGTACTCAAAGGAAAACCGtttacaaacatgaaaaatttaatGCAGCTCAACTTATGCAACAACAAATTACAGACTATGCCTCCTGATCTACCATCATCACTTATGTATCTCTCTCTCGAAAATAACTCCATTTCTTATATTCCAGAAAACTATTTCAACAGACTTCCAAAAATCATTGCTCTAAGAATGTCCCACAATAACCTGCAGAACATTCCACATAACACCTTTAACCTACCTAACCTTCTAGAACTTAATCTTGGAcacaacaaattaaaacaagtaTTCTATATTCCAAGAAGTTTGCAGCATTTGTATATTGAAGACAATGACATCGAAAGTAAGTTGATGGTTGTAAATCTTTAAGAGCAAAAAGTTTAGTGGATTTTGGCATTGGCTGTGGGAGGGGGTGAGTTCGGCATATTTTCCATCCAGAATTAAGAACTCTGAGCCTACATCAAAAACTATCAGAAACATCTATTTTTGTGTCCCTTCGAGGACCTGCCACCTTACAACTTCTCAGTTAGGTCATGTATAAACCAAGCATGGAATCCAGCAGTCAACCAAATTTGCATGTTGTTCAAGAGGTATTCTGATGTCCTTCTTTGCAGAGAGGTGAACTTGAGCTATTAGTGTTCTGAACTACCGGGTTCGTGTGGCACTGACCCAGAGTTCACGCACACTGCACTTCTCAGGAGCAAATGCAGCTACATAGGTTTTGATCAGCTTACAGTGCAGGAAG
This genomic interval carries:
- the OMD gene encoding osteomodulin, whose product is MGILSQLSIIHLLWAAMVFCQYEDYDFEDEYDEDPNHQHPYYFNPNTQAEVPRFPFPLQCAGECFCPPAFPLSMYCDHRKLKTIPNIPSHVQQLYLQNNDIEAVPAGPFTNVTFLREINLSHNKIKFHMIDHGVFAKLSSLVQLHLQHNELEEFPFPLPSSLERLLLGFNKISRLSGNALEGLPNITMLDLCNNFLDDSVLKGKPFTNMKNLMQLNLCNNKLQTMPPDLPSSLMYLSLENNSISYIPENYFNRLPKIIALRMSHNNLQNIPHNTFNLPNLLELNLGHNKLKQVFYIPRSLQHLYIEDNDIEIINVTLMCPSIDPMNTNQLTYIRVDRNKLTIPISTYAFFCFPHIRTIYYGEQNGNVNKSTQLRTPVFRRFLTPEEYDEAEDNHETHDRETEEDHEAEENYFHPYFQ